The Halichoerus grypus chromosome 9, mHalGry1.hap1.1, whole genome shotgun sequence genome has a window encoding:
- the KHDC1L gene encoding LOW QUALITY PROTEIN: KHDC1-like protein (The sequence of the model RefSeq protein was modified relative to this genomic sequence to represent the inferred CDS: inserted 1 base in 1 codon) yields MERRPCSEKPWCTVSENFYLPLVFYMEADQEEHIFGHLDTDLHCFQVHSHXLIQLESWFTAAGHTRVPVVGPPKARRWLFGLI; encoded by the exons ATGGAAAGGAGGCCTTGCAGCGAGAAACCGTGGTGCACTGTATCAGAGAACTTTTACCTTCCACTGGTATTTTACATGGAAGCGGACCAGGAGGAGCACATCTTTG GCCACCTTGACACAGACCTTCACTGCTTCCAGGTGCACAGCC CCCTGATTCAGCTGGAGAGTTGGTTCACAGCCGCAGGCCACACCCGAGTCCCTGTAGTTGGACCACCTAAGGCAAGGCGGTGGCTGTTCGGTTTGATCTAG